The Oncorhynchus mykiss isolate Arlee chromosome 10, USDA_OmykA_1.1, whole genome shotgun sequence nucleotide sequence tgcccagggtccctgctcatctgcgtgaacgtgcctttggcatgctgcaaggaggcatggggactgcagatgtggccagggcattaaattgcaatgtccgtactgtgagatgcctaagacagcgctacagggagacatgaCGGACacctgatcgtcctcgcagtggcaaaccacgtgtaacaacacctgcacaggatcggaacatccaaacatcacacctgcggggcaggtacaggatgtaaacaacaactgcccgatctgtgctcagactgtccacaataggctgagaggggctggactgaggacgtgtaggcctgttgtaaggcaggtcctcaccagacatcaccggcaacaacttcgcctatggacacaaacccaccgtcgctgtactagacaggactggcaaaaagtgctcttcactgacgagtcaaggttttgtttcaccaggggtgatggtcggatttgcttTTAtagtcaaaggaatgagcgttacactgaggcctgtactctggaacgggatcaatttggaggtggagggtccgtcatggtctggggaggtgtgtcacagcatcaatggactgagcttgttgtcattgcaggcaatctcaacactgtgagttacagggaagacatcctccccatcctccccctcatgtggtacccttgcTGCAGGCTCTTCCTGACatgaccttccagcatgacaatgccccagccatactgcttgttctgtgtgttagGCTGCAAGCCTAAATGGCAAgccaggaatgtcagtgttctgccatggccagcgaagagaccggatctcaatcccattgagcatgtctgggacctgttggatcagagggtgagggctagggccattccccacagaaatatccaggaacttgcaggtgccttgttggaagagtgggttaacatctcacagcaagaacgggcaaatctggagcagtccatgaggaggagatgcactgcagtacttagtatctggtgtggccaccagctgcattgactgctacttttgattttgacccccacttTGTTCAGGGACGAATTTgatccatttctgttagtcacatgtctttggaacttgttcagtttgtctcatttgttgagtcttgttatgttcatacaaatatatacacatgttaagtttgctgaaaataaacacagttgacagtgagaggacgtttatttttttgctgagtttagatacaCCTGTGTGATCTTCCCCCTTTGGGGTGTGGCCCCTCCATCTCCTAAGCAACCATTCTACTACCCAAAGCCTCTTGTCACAGCAGCTCTCTGACTGGGATTTCAACACAGGCTTTTTGTTATGAATAAGGACTAACAAATGACTTTTCTCTTGCCAGTTAATGAAAGGTAACAATTGCTAGGAAGGAACTTATTCCAAAACAGCTGGATGTTGTATTACCTGTCCGACACGTTCCAGGTCCAAAACAGAATGTGAAAATGACCACACTGCACCCCCATCCATCCACCGGTAAATACCTCTGTCTGTCCTAGACGTCCTCAAACAGTTGTCTGCTGTACATTCCACCACAGAGCACAAGGGCAGGAGAAAGTAGAAGTGAGTGAGGTGAAAGGAGAGaagcagcgagggagagaggagaaatatTGAAGATCATTCTCTATTATCTTGGCTGCATATTTGTTGCGCTCTTTCTATGTTGAATACAGGCTACTGAAAAAATAATTTCCTTGCTCCCCATGAACAATctagatgcagagagagagtgagacagagagagagagcaagagacagagggggaagagagagggtaaGGAAAGATTGTGGAGAGAGAATAGCGGAATAGGGTATTACTTGTATTACAAGCCCTGCTGCCTTGTCCAGAGAAGAGGGCTCTCATCCTTAACTAGAATTGAAAGGAGGAAGGCATTTATTTTCTATACCTGTAGGTGTCCTAGGTATTTCCAGACAAAATGTAATGTCTCAAATGTTTGTTTCTTTCTCAAAGCTCATTATGGATGCCCTGTCTGACCCACTCCTGCCAACATGACAGTGTGCACATGCGATCGTGCATGACACTTCCACTCATCCTTTTAAAGATGGAATGAGTTCAATATTTTTGGGGGTTATATGCAGCTAGATATTCAGTAATAGTTCTCATTCCGTGTTTCCCCTAATTTAGACATTTTATTGAATGCTCCTTTACGATTCAGTACAACAAACACATTGTATTATATATCTCCGCGGATACAATTACAAAAACACCAGTTTGTCTCCAATTAGgaaatggtcacacacacacaggggacttGCTGTTTAAAACTGCAGGTGGCATCATTTTCATTAACCTTTCCCCCATCAGATCCAGGAATTGGGTGACCATGAGAACAACATAGCACTCATATCAATTATTAACATGCCAGGGGCAGAGGGAAGAGAATAAAACACAGGCTATTAATGGATCTATGGAGGGAGGCAGACATATCTGATAATGACCATCACAGGGACATCAAGCCAAGCCTTCCCGGACAGGGGCACTTTACTGATGAGGGATGGGAGGAAGTCAGCAGAACTTCAAGGCGTCTGCCTCCATGTGTCTCGCTGATGTCCTCTAAGGCTCaaaccactgtctgtctctgtgtgcctCCGGTCATCCGCAGTAGATGTAATGCAGAATATCAAGAAATTACTAAGCGCAAGTACAGTATACATTACATTCAAATATAAGTATACTATCATGTATATCAAATAATATAATTTCATTATTTTGGCGCAATAAGATTTGATACTGTTACATGAAATCATAATCATTGCTTGCTGTACCAGCGATTTGGAGAGGTGGGAGTTGAATCTACACTAATTTATGCATTTTTTATTCCCATACATTACCGATACTGTATTTCACAGCCTAAGTTGATGTATGTTCATATGGGCAGGCCGATGTTTAGCCACTTGCATAAGCGAAACATTGCCAGAGCAAAACGGTTGAGTTAAGGGGGCGTGCAGGCTGGGCTTGTGTAGTTGGGGGGGGACTCCATCAGCGTAATGAAGGCTGGGCACACCCTCAGACACAGAGCACTCTACAGAATTACACAGCAGGAAAAATTACCCTGGTGGGTCAGggatcaattgattggacagctGGGGCACTGCCAGAATGAGGTGGTAAACATTGATAATAGTTTAACAGTTTTCCTGATTTGGCCTCATTTTAGATTTGGCTAATTAAGAAATACTAGCTGCCAAGAATGAAGTAAAATGTGAGTTATTTTCAGGGTGTGGTTTGATGGGTGTCTCTTGTATGCGGTCTCTTGTATGTGGTTAGCTTTAGCCAGCTCGTGTGTGACTGTGGCAAAGTTGGTTTGAATTTGGATAGCCAGGCTCTGGGGATAGTTAGGAACCATAaaaaattacacaatgtaaatgtgCTAATATTTTTATATGAATTTAAAAAATTTACAGTTGGTTTGAGGTTTTTAAGTCATTGAAATTTGGAGCTACTGACCTTGTACATTTTGTAATTTACTGATGGTCCCTAAATAGCCCCACAGAGATATCGAATGTCAAACCAAATTAACCATGGGCATTGAGGCtggatgaattgaggctgttctgagggcaaaaggggtggaaggtgttcctaatgtttgtccCACTGTGTGGGAAAGATGCTGTCCACAGATAAGTCCTTAGAAACAAATGTGCTGGGCTATTAAATAATATTAGTAAAGAACAAGAAGGCCCGTACACTGTTAAAGCTCCCAATTCCCTGCTTTATTGACAACGTTTTCCATTGAAAACGGATCTTCGTCAGGTCAAACAGAGTTACTCACATCCCAAAACATACACATTTAACCTCACATAACCATTGTTTTTGCACCCACCAAAAACAATCTCTAACAATGTAATAACAATGAGATGGGTACACGTAATAGTTGCAGAAAATAAGATGCTGTCCATGTCTTGTCATATATATTTAGGAGTGTAGTTCATTGTGTTGCCCATAGGATGGCACTGTTGCAGTATGTTACTTGACTGGATGCACCGATCAGTGATATATATGTATGCCATGCAAGGCCATAATCAAATGTTTACTTCCCTGTTAGTAATTTGGTAGCTTGTCAAATTCATCATGCATCTTGATACATCCTGCATACATCACAATTTTGATTATtagaattaaaaaaaatgtaacctttatttaacgaggcaagtcagttaagaacaaattctcatttacaatgacggcctacaccggccaaactcggacgacgctgggccaattgtgcaccgccctatgggactcccaatcacagccggttgtgatacagtctagtGACGtccctagcactgagatgcagtcttagaccactgcgccacttggaagACACTTTTTTAATCCAGTTTGGTCAAGTAAATTACCGGAAAATACCTTTTAGGTGTGGTTTCTATAATTTAACACAATATAAAAGAAAATTCAAAGTCAAACAGCTAAGTTGCACTTATACTAACTCAATGATCAATAGCTAGCATACAGTACAGCTTCATTTTGATCATCTACACGTATGTAACCAACAAAAGCAATACATATGTCTGTGAGAGTTCACTTTGCGTTTTGTCATTCTGATTACACTTTTCCCTGTCTAGAAATCTGTCTGACTCTACTGAATGAATGGCACCACGGTGCTGTGTGTCTGTTATTACATGGCTAGTATTTTAAAGCCATCTCTTTCTCTACATCATAATGATATCCTTGCATTAAAACTTGTTGTCCAAATATAATAAATTGCTGAGGGAAAATTACACTGTTGAGTCATTCAGAATGTTGTATTGGAGCTGTAACCACACTAAATCCAACACACACTTGAGTTGTTCCTGTTGTCATTTTTTAATGACACAGAACAACAGCTGTCCTTAGGATACAATGTCAACATTCTTAGTAAACCTGCAGTGCTGTTTTCTTTTACAGTATAACCAACCGATTGAATTGGGCCCTAAGTCATCAATACAAACATGCAGCAATAAGCAataacatatatattacataacTTTCTATAGCACAACATACAGTGTGTACCTACAAGGCCactctgtatttaaaaaaaaatatctaacaATTTTCTGGAAAGAGATTTATTAAGGAGGATGAGGGTGCCAGGATATGTAAGGTTAAGATGTGTCTTACTGCTGTTTTGAACCATGGGTAAAACAATGCATAGATCAGAGGGTTAAGGAATGAATTAATGTACACAACCCAGGAGAGAAATGCTATGATGACATCTGAATGTGCCAGGTAGTCCTCAGAAAGTGAACCAACGTAATATGTGATCCAACCGACGAGGAACACCGATAACACAACCCCCAGTGTTTTGGTTGCCTTACTCTCTGACATCTTGATCCTGGTTGTGATATTCATCACTTTTACTTGAATTCTTGCCACTTTGAAAATGTTCATGTATaagcatataataacagaacaaGGTGCAACAAAGGAGACAAAAAGGTCAATAATTCCCCATGTAAAACTGATAATCAACACACATTCTCCATGGCAGTTCTTGTGTGCCTGAGAACGATACCATTGACCATTACAGTATAGAATAACAAGATTATATATAAAAGAAAATATCCAGGTTAGGAATATAGAAGTCACTGTTTTTCCAATAGTTATTTTTGAAATGTAGAGTAAAGGATCACAAACAGCAACATATCTGTCAACAGCTATGATGACTAAATTGTATAGAGATGCAAAAATGACAGAGAAAACAATCCCATGAAAAACTGAACACATTGTTTCACCAAGATACCAGCATGACTCGATGACTTTGATGCCCTCCACTGGAATCACAACAATCCCAACCAGGAGATctgacacagccagagagaggatgagCAGGTTCGTTGGAGTGTGGAGCTGCTTgaagtgagagatggagatgatCACCAGCAGATTCACAAACACTGTGAATGATGacacagagaaaaaaaaaaggtgcATGAGTATATTTTCTGCTATGGATCGCTCCTCCTTAACGCAAGACGAGTTGTGGAGAGGAAAACAGTATTGTACTGCTTGATATCCATCCACTTCACTGAACGCCATTGGGAAGTAAAAACACTGTTCTTTTCAATTGAGTGCAATGAATCAAGTGTTATTTCTTAGTGTAGATTCATAGTGTATCTGATCTAAATAATAAACCAAACTGTGCAGAGCAGCTTTATTTATATCTGAGTTAGatataggagtgtgtgtgtgtgggggcggtACACCCATTGGAGCCCAGCCCTCTTATCTATTATATTGAAGGAGATTGCTGATGTATAATGAGCTACAGTAAAACAAAACATCTTGGCATGAACCTAgaacttgttgttgttgtagggATGGTTCATATATATTTTCTAATCTGAGATTTATAATGGCATCAACATAAAAAGCTCCCCAGACCAGATCCCCAGGCCAATATAGCAACCACATGCAGTAAGCACCACACTATTCACCGTGGTGACCACATCTACTGCAGCTCACTCTGAAGAAGAGGACAGAGCCCAGAGACAAGAGGTCAACCAGGTTACCCAATCCCATGACCACATATCTACTGAGACTGAGCCACCCAGACTTCACACCCCTGACTGACCAGGACCGGAGCAAAGTAGAACGAGAAATCAATCCACATCATGTGCCTTACTGAGAGGCCTGACATTACTAGTCCACCCCACGATGTGATGCATCATCTGCACTTCGCCACCACTCTACAGGGTTCTGTGCCACTGGCGAGAATAGGTGTGGTTTTCTACCTGCCGTGGGACCTTCCTGGACTCTGATCAATTTCCGCCACTGCACCCCTCTACTAGCTTGAACCAGAAAATGGCTGCTCATCGTTCGACTTCAGGTTTAGGTTTAGCCACattttagccacagaaaaagccggaaaccttcccgctagccatgattggctgagataatgagtgaactggacatgccgagagatgagtttggattggtctgccaaaAAGtatgcttctgtctatttgagctggtcagtgtgtgtaggtaatcctgtctaatgcAGGTTTTGAAATTTATTgcgtagtaaaactgcataagaGTTGCtatccactttctggaggaccgagttttgaaatcagtggaattcaagtatgatagctaaagagaaggagaaaacacctgtctccggattacatttgaaaactaagggcaaccatggcatccgtgacaggagAAGCATCCATCGATGTTGTATACGGGTAAGaaggtctagctagctacattttcagatattacacatttctaattttgacagaaagtggtttaatttcaagttaaagtgtactgttaccTAGCTGAGGTTAGCTGGCTGTCTCGCTACCTAATGTGATGTATATGatcttattatttgtatctcagagacATTTGCTTGCCTAGTTAtagtctaatgttagctagctaacgttgaacatgcttggttagctacctgcagggtagtaatgttatgagttgggattagtatccatttcaatagaacgttactgcaacaactgttgatagtaaattcgctctggctatctactccgatttcagatcACGGGTAAGATAGTCGAGCTAGcttcattttcagatattacacgtttctaattttgacaaagtattttcatttcaagttgaaGTGcactgttagctaactagcttacgttagctggctggctcgctaactaACATTACATGTCTGATCTTATtgttcgtatctcagagccatgtGTTTGCCTAGTTATTGCCAATTGTTAGCTAGCTGACATTGAAACTGGTTGGTTAGCTATCTAcaaattcatgcagggtagtaatgtcatgagttgggattatggttcactattaagctagctagctagctacatttcttaacaaaagactccactatgcaagtaaccattttgggtgtgtttgtaaatcaGTCTGGCCATatactctcgtctgagtgtaccagagcgcagaataactggtGAATATCAGCAAATATTGGCAAAAAAAGTAATTAAAtcattgccagcagcacagttacattCAATAACGCTCTTGATGACATGAAAAGCGCtcaaccagctctgctagggtgataAAAATGGTCAGAGTTggttgttctctcatttgtgtctggaagtaactagcaagctagccaatgttagccaatTAACTTGTGCTGTTTTTATTATCTGCCTAAACCCTGGCCCAGACCATTCGTAAGGAAATAACACTAATTTACTTAAACTCTACTGATCACTTCATCTCATTATACACAGACGATATTTTACTATATCTAGACAATGTATCTCAATCGCTTCCAAATACATTGAAGATTATAAATAAATTCACCTTCATCTTAGGTTATAAAATTCATTGAACCAAATCAGCCCTACTGCCTCTCAAGACCATGATGGAGGACtccatctctacttatggaatCTCAATCGTTTATCATTTAAAATATTTGGTAGTAGAtatacaccacatgaccaaaagtatgtggacatgtgGTCGCCGAACATCtcattaaaaaatcatgggcattaatatggagtgcTTTAACAGCCTCAACTCTTAGATCTTATCTCTCGGGAAGATATCAAtttgtctctgtagatggtttgtcctctgacaaatcaactgtaaattgtggtgtaccccaaggctccattttaggaccactattgttttcactatatattttacctcttggagatgtcattcgaaaacataatgctaactttcactgctatgcggacgacacagctatacatttcgatgaaacatggtgaagccctgTCCctgaagtggatggcggcaaatgtcctacttttaaactcgaacaaaacagagatgctagttctaggtcccaagaaacaagtAGATCTTCGGTTgattctgacaattaatcttgatggttgtacagtcgtatAATAACTAATgtaataaaactgtgaaggacctctgcgttactctggaccctgatctttcttttgacgaacatatcaagactgtttcacgGACAGCTTTTCTACGTAACATtaaaaaaatcagaaactttctgtccaaaaattctgcagaaaaatgaatccatgcttttgccacttctaggttagactactgcaatgaactactttccagctacccagATACCCAGATtttagttagtgctaaacacggctgctagaatcttgactagaaccacatttttgtatcatattactccagtgctagcatcTCTACACTGGCTTTCTGTTAAgactagggctgatttcaaggttttactgctaacctacaaggcattacatgggcttgctcctacctatttttccgatttggtcctgccgtacatacctacatgtacgttaCGGTCACACGACCCAGGTCTCCTTACTGTccatagaatttctaagcaaacagctggaagcagggctttctcctatagagctccatttttatggaatggtctgcctatccatgtgagagacgcagactcggtcccGACCtttgtctttattgaagactcatctcttcagtaggttctatgattgagtgtagtctggtccaggagtgtgaaggtgaacggaaagacaCTGGAGCAaagaaccacccttgctgtctcttgactggccggttcccctctctccacttggattctctgcctcaaaccccattacaggggctgagtcactggcttactggtgcttttccatgccgtccctagggggggtgcatcacttgagtggggtGAGTCACTgccgtgatcttcctgtccagttTTGTGCCTCCCCTTGGGTTCGTGCCATGGGgaagatcttcgtgggctatactcggccttctCTCAGGagagtaagttggtggttgaagatatctctctaatggtgtgggggctgtgctttggcaaagtggatgggaTATGTCCTGTCTGTTTGTCCCTGTCTGGGGTATCgtcggggccacagtgtctcccgacccctcctgtctcattctctctttttctctctctttctgtctctctctctcgttctctttcttgcctcaggactacctgacctgatgactccttgctgtccccagtccaccttgtCATGCTGCAgctctgacctgttcaccagacgtgctaccttatccaactgacatttactcctgatgtgctgacctgttgcaccctctacatccactgtgattattattatttgaccctactggtcatctatgaacatttgaacatcttggccatgttctgtaataatctccacctggcacagccagaagcctggttcctctctaggtttcttcctaggttctggcctttctagggagattttcctagccaccgtgctgctacgcctgcattgcttgttgtttggggttttaggctgggtttctgtacagcaatttgtgacatcagctgatgtaagaagagcttTATGAAcgaatttgattgattgattctgggaaggctttccacaagatgttggaacattgctacggggacatgcttccattcagccacaagagcattagtgaggtcaggcactgatgttgggtgaataGGCTTGGCTCGGAGTGAGCGTTCCAATTCCTCCCAACGATATTCGATAGGGTTgacgtcagggctctgtgcaggccagcaaagttctttcacaccgatcttGTCAAACCATTTCAGTATGGACCGTGCTTTTTGCACGTggtcattgttatgctgaaacaggaaagggccttccccaaactgttgccacaaagttggaagcacaggatTGTCTAGAATGAAATTGTATGCTGTAACTTTAAGAcatcccttcactggaattaaggggcctagcctgaaccaggaaaaacagccctagaccaatattcctcctccaccaaaccttaccattggcactatgcattcaggcaagTAGCGTtcccctggcatccgccaaaccgcCAGTCTGCATCTATTTGTAAATAACGGCTGGTGTACGAAATCTAACATTAAGGaggtcttgaggttttgctcgcctgaggtagagtatctcatgatcaGCTGTAGACCACAgcatttaccaagagagttttcatctatatttttcaaaGCTACTTACCACCACAAAACAAtcctggcactaagacagcactcaacgagctgtatatacgg carries:
- the LOC110533111 gene encoding trace amine-associated receptor 13c-like, with the protein product MAFSEVDGYQAVQYCFPLHNSSCVKEERSIAENILMHLFFFSVSSFTVFVNLLVIISISHFKQLHTPTNLLILSLAVSDLLVGIVVIPVEGIKVIESCWYLGETMCSVFHGIVFSVIFASLYNLVIIAVDRYVAVCDPLLYISKITIGKTVTSIFLTWIFSFIYNLVILYCNGQWYRSQAHKNCHGECVLIISFTWGIIDLFVSFVAPCSVIICLYMNIFKVARIQVKVMNITTRIKMSESKATKTLGVVLSVFLVGWITYYVGSLSEDYLAHSDVIIAFLSWVVYINSFLNPLIYALFYPWFKTAVRHILTLHILAPSSSLINLFPENC